TGAGTTCAATCGAGACCGACAAGATTGACACTCGTCACGTGATGCGTTACACTAATCATGATGCGCTGTCATCGATGATTAGGGGCGGACCTGCTTCCGTGTCATCGATGGCGACGCCTGGACATCGAGGTAAGTGCCATGAGCATCCCCTACACGCGCGCATCGAAGCGGCGCCCGACCCACCCCGGCGAGATGCTGCGCGAGGATTTCATGCCGGACTACCGCCTCACGGTGACGAGCCTGGCTGAGGCTGCGGGGGTCTCGCGCCAGTCCATCAATGAGCTCCTGCGGGAACGGCGGGCCCTCAGCCCGGAAATGGCCCTGCGATTCTCCCGCCTGTTCGGCAACTCGGCCGAGTTTTGGCTGAATGCGCAACGAGCGGTCGATCTGTGGGACGCCGCCCAAGCCCTCAAGGCGGAGATGGCCCGCATCAAGCCCCTGCGTGTCGCGTAACGACA
This sequence is a window from Gemmatimonadales bacterium. Protein-coding genes within it:
- a CDS encoding HigA family addiction module antidote protein — protein: MSIPYTRASKRRPTHPGEMLREDFMPDYRLTVTSLAEAAGVSRQSINELLRERRALSPEMALRFSRLFGNSAEFWLNAQRAVDLWDAAQALKAEMARIKPLRVA